In the genome of Candidatus Hydrogenedentota bacterium, the window AAGGTGCTGGAGGAAATCCCGGTGGGCATCGCGCCCTACGACGTGAAACTGCATCGGGACTACCTCTTTGTGACCAATTGGGGCGGGAGCCGTCCCGCCGAGGGCGCGGCCACGGGCCCGACTTCCGGAAGCCGCGTATCGGTGGATGCGCGCGGGATTGCGAACACGGGAAGCGTATCCATCATCCAGTTGCAGTCCATCGCCGCGGTGTTGGTGGCGGAAGGGGCGAGCGCGGCGCAGGTCGCGGATCGGGAGCACCACGTCACGCCCATGAACGCCGCCAGAGCCTGGACGTCCTTTGATGTAGAAGTCGGCTTGCACCCGAGCGGGATGGCCTTTTCACCGGATGGCGACCGGTTGTATGTCGCCAATGCCAACAGCGATACGGTGTCGGTGCTGACGACGTCGGCAGTACAGCCCGGGCTCGTCGCGGTGGAGGGCGATCTTGTCGTGAAACCCGCGCCAAACCTTCCTTTCGGTAGCGCGCCCAATGCGCTGGCGGTCTCCCCGGATGGCGCCTCGTTGTACGCGGCGCTCGGCGGGAACAACTGCATCGCGGTGGTGGACCTGGAGGCGGGCAAGGTGACGGGGCTCATTCCCACCGGCTGGTATCCGGGCGATGTGCAGTTTGATGCGGCCTCGAATGTCCTGTATGTGGCCAACACCAAGGGCGTGGGATCGCGGAATCAGGAGTTCGAGCACATTGCGAAGCGCGTGGGGGACTATCAGGCGGTTGAGGTGCCGCCGGGCGAGTACTACAACTCCCACACGCACCGCGGGAGTGTGTCGATTATCCCCACGCCCGAGGGGGACGAGCTGAAGGAACTCACCTACCGCGTCGCAACCAACATGCGGCTTCCGCAGATCGAAGCGGCGATGGGCGCGAAGCCGGCCCGCGAGAAGCGGGAGACGCCCGTGCCCACGCGGCCGGGCGAGGTCTCGCCGATCAAGCACGTGCTCTACATCATCAAGGAGAACCGGACCTACGACCAGATCCTGGGCGATCTGCCGCAGGGGAACGGCGATCCGAGCCTGGTCCACTTCGGCCGGGACGTGACGCCGAACCACCACGCGCTCGCGGAAGAGTTTGTGCTGCTGGACAACTTCTACTGCAACGGCGTACTCAGCGCCGACGGGCACCAGTGGGTGGCCGAGGGGTATGTGACCGATTATATCGAGAAGCAGTTCGGCGGGTTCACGCGCAGCTACCCCTACGCGGGCGATGACGCGCTCGCCTATGCGTCGTCCGGGTTTATCTGGGACCAGGTGCTCGCGAAGGGACTGACATTCCGGAACTACGGCGAAATGGTGCAGGCGAAGATCACCCCGAAGGACGCAACCTGGGCGCAGATCTACGCGCAATACCAGAACGGCGGCGACGCCATCCAAATCGAGGCGACTTCCCACATTCCGACGTTGCAGGCGAACATGAATCCCCGCTTCATCGGCTTCCCGGGGGTGGTGCAGGATGTGTACCGCGCGAAGGTGTTTCTGGAGGAGTTCGCGGAGTTCGAGAAGAATGGAAACCTGCCCCATTTCATGACGATGCTCCTGCCGAATGATCACACCTCGGGCACGCGCGAAGGCATGCCGACGCCCCGGGCCGCGGTGGCGGACAAC includes:
- a CDS encoding bifunctional YncE family protein/alkaline phosphatase family protein, yielding MRFVHWLLLLSVLSGCATTRESESDRSADPVSQRPTDFLDQAVVGPLGDGTYIVPTNQLIDPAGLTVEFPGRPVGVAKHPSEPLLAVKNRLDVLLLDATSGSILQTLPMPRDGASFCGLEWMPDGGAFWVTSAKRYAHRGARQPDGTFAWDAEIGLPGPGGQGDSAPGGIAIDERRGLAYICLSRNNSIGVVDLAERKVLEEIPVGIAPYDVKLHRDYLFVTNWGGSRPAEGAATGPTSGSRVSVDARGIANTGSVSIIQLQSIAAVLVAEGASAAQVADREHHVTPMNAARAWTSFDVEVGLHPSGMAFSPDGDRLYVANANSDTVSVLTTSAVQPGLVAVEGDLVVKPAPNLPFGSAPNALAVSPDGASLYAALGGNNCIAVVDLEAGKVTGLIPTGWYPGDVQFDAASNVLYVANTKGVGSRNQEFEHIAKRVGDYQAVEVPPGEYYNSHTHRGSVSIIPTPEGDELKELTYRVATNMRLPQIEAAMGAKPAREKRETPVPTRPGEVSPIKHVLYIIKENRTYDQILGDLPQGNGDPSLVHFGRDVTPNHHALAEEFVLLDNFYCNGVLSADGHQWVAEGYVTDYIEKQFGGFTRSYPYAGDDALAYASSGFIWDQVLAKGLTFRNYGEMVQAKITPKDATWAQIYAQYQNGGDAIQIEATSHIPTLQANMNPRFIGFPGVVQDVYRAKVFLEEFAEFEKNGNLPHFMTMLLPNDHTSGTREGMPTPRAAVADNDLALGQIVDAITHSSYWPETAIFVVEDDPQAGLDSVDGHRTVAFCISPYTRRGAVVSTHYNQSSMLRTIELILGLDPVNQLTLAALPMNDCFQETPEVTPYKVKPNIIPLDEMNPPIGATRGLQRYYAKQSMKMPLDDIDNADEGLFNRILWHSVKGYDVPYPVVE